A DNA window from Brassica napus cultivar Da-Ae chromosome A4, Da-Ae, whole genome shotgun sequence contains the following coding sequences:
- the LOC106448633 gene encoding chaperone protein ClpB4, mitochondrial-like, which translates to MAYRRLSKSISAAIKVHNALSRPSLLLRSRALSAAAHFNSSSFLLRPSSFIGAPRNGITSATQATSRGQMLPLSLQLPSPRRFMSTDGDQSALEKYGTDLTEMARQGRLPPLIGRDDEIKRCIQILCRMTKSNPVIIGEPGVGKTAIAEGLAQRIVKGEVPEPLLNRKVISLDMGSLVAGTSYRGEFEEKLKAVVKEITASNGKTLLFIDEIHTLVGAGACEGDSMDASNLLKPMLARGELRCIGATTLSEYRKYIEKDPALERRFQQVFCGQPSVEDTVSILRGLRQRYEKHHGVKISDGSLVSAAVLSDRYITERFLPDKAIDLVDEAAAKLKMETTSKPTELEEVDKAVIKLEMEKLSLRKATFKSSEAFFKKEKEMENDLTKLKDKQKELIKQWEEDKSLITKLRSLREDIDVSSKREYSQNRTAELKYGTLMSLQSQLEEAEKNLTKSGGSELPLLKEGVTDRHIAEIISKWTGIPLSNLQQSEKEKLVLLEDVLHKKVIGQGKAVESIADAIRCSKAGLSDPNRPIASFMFMGPTGVGKTELAKALAGYLFNTDNAIVRIDMSEYMEKSNVSRLIGASPGFVGYEEGGQLTEAVRRRPYSVVLFDEIEKAHPDVFNILLQLLDDGRVTDSQGKTVSFRNCFVIMTSNIGAQSILDTFRGNEDRKEAVYETMKQQVVELARKTFKPEFMNRIDEYIVFQPLDTKEISKIVEIQVCNLFLVFLGFTYF; encoded by the exons ATGGCGTACAGAAGATTGTCGAAGTCTATTTCTGCAGCCATCAAGGTTCACAATGCTTTGTCGAGACCCTCTCTCCTCCTCCGTTCTCGCGCACTCTCTGCCGCTGCTCACTTCAACTCAAGTTCCTTTCTTCTCCGGCCAAGTTCCTTCATCGGAGCTCCCAGGAACGGCATAACTTCAGCCACTCAAGCTACTTCTCGTGGCCAAATGTTACCTCTTTCTCTCCAACTCCCTTCTCCGCGCCGCTTCATGTCTACG GATGGAGATCAAAGTGCACTTGAAAAGTATGGAACTGATTTAACGGAGATGGCTAGACAAGGAAGGCTCCCTCCTCTAATTGGACGTGACGATGAGATCAAGCGTTGCATCCAGATACTATGCAGGATGACAAAAAGCAACCCTGTTATCATCGGTGAACCTGGTGTAGGAAAAACTGCTATAGCAGAAGG GTTGGCCCAGCGAATTGTAAAAGGGGAAGTCCCTGAACCTCTCTTGAATCGGAAG GTGATATCTCTTGACATGGGTTCGTTGGTTGCTGGCACCTCATACCGAGGCGAATTTGAGGAAAAACTGAAAGCAGTAGTCAAGGAAATAACTGCTTCCAATGGGAAGACACTCTTGTTCATTGATGAAATCCACACTCTCGTTGGTGCAG GAGCTTGTGAAGGTGATTCAATGGATGCGAGCAACCTCTTGAAACCAATGCTTGCAAGAGGTGAACTGCGATGCATTGGTGCAACTACCCTAAGTGAATACCGCAAATACATAGAGAAAGATCCAGCGCTGGAACGTAGGTTTCAGCAAGTGTTCTGTGGTCAGCCATCTGTTGAAGACACCGTCTCGATTCTTCGGGGGTTAAGACAGCGGTACGAGAAGCACCATGGTGTTAAGATATCAGATGGTTCCCTTGTTTCGGCAGCAGTTTTGTCAGACCGCTACATAACTGAACGCTTTCTTCCGGACAAAG CTATTGATCTGGTTGACGAAGCTGCTGCAAAGCTGAAGATGGAGACCACTTCAAAACCAACTGAACTCGAAGAAGTAGACAAAGCTGTGATCAAACTGGAGATGGAGAAGCTTTCTTTGAGAAAAGCTACGTTTAAATCATCTGAAGCTTTctttaaaaaggaaaaggagatgGAGAATGATTTGACCAAGCTCAAGGATAAACAGAAAGAACTCATTAAGCAATGGGAGGAAGACAAGTCTCTCATTACTAAACTACGTTCCCTTAGAgaagat attGATGTATCTTCTAAACGTGAATATAGTCAAAACCGTACTGCTGAGCTTAAGTATGGAACACTTATGTCCCTCCAAAGTCAGTTAGAAGAAGCTGAGAAGAATCTCACCAAGTCAGGAGGGTCTGAACTGCCACTACTCAAAGAAGGGGTAACCGATCGCCACATAGCAGAGATAATAAGCAAGTGGACAGGTATTCCACTATCAAATCTTCAGCAATCAGAGAAAGAAAAACTGGTTCTCTTAGAAGACGTGCTTCACAAGAAAGTTATCGGTCAAGGAAAGGCTGTAGAATCAATAGCAGATGCTATCCGCTGTTCAAAGGCCGGTCTCTCAGACCCTAACCGCCCAATAGCAAGTTTCATGTTCATGGGTCCAACAGGTGTTGGTAAAACCGAGCTTGCCAAGGCCCTAGCTGGATACCTTTTCAACACTGACAACGCGATAGTGAGGATCGATATGAGTGAGTACATGGAAAAATCCAACGTCTCGCGGCTCATTGGTGCATCTCCTGGCTTTGTCGGTTATGAAGAAGGTGGGCAGTTAACCGAAGCTGTGCGCAGGAGACCTTACTCGGTGGTTCTGTTTGATGAGATCGAGAAAGCCCACCCTGACGTCTTCAATATTTTGCTTCAGTTACTAGACGATGGTAGAGTAACTGATTCTCAAGGGAAGACGGTGAGTTTCAGAAACTGCTTTGTGATAATGACGTCTAACATAGGAGCTCAAAGCATACTCGATACTTTCCGGGGCAATGAAGACCGCAAAGAGGCTGTTTATGAGACGATGAAGCAACAAGTTGTGGAGTTAGCAAGAAAAACTTTCAAGCCAGAGTTTATGAACAGAATCGACGAATACATTGTGTTCCAGCCTTTGGATACAAAAGAAATATCCAAAATCGTGGAGATTCAggtatgtaatttatttttagtctttttaggttttacatatttttag
- the LOC125608027 gene encoding chaperone protein ClpB4, mitochondrial-like: MKRVKNRLEESKIKLEYTQEAVDHLAQLGFDPNNGARPVKRVIEKIVKKEIANKVLKGEFSADDTILLDVDQTSNELVIKKLGSDAPVEEMAA; the protein is encoded by the coding sequence ATGAAACGGGTCAAGAATAGGTTGGAAGAGAGTAAAATAAAACTTGAGTACACACAAGAAGCAGTGGACCACCTTGCTCAGCTAGGgtttgaccccaacaatgggGCAAGACCGGTGAAGCGAGTTATTGAGAAGATTGTGAAGAAGGAGATCGCCAACAAAGTTCTGAAAGGAGAATTTTCTGCGGATGACACTATTCTTCTCGATGTTGACCAGACAAGCAATGAACTGGTCATCAAGAAGCTCGGGAGTGATGCTCCTGTTGAAGAAATGGCTGCTTGA
- the LOC106446709 gene encoding probable protein phosphatase 2C 21, translating into MGTYLSSPKTEKLSEEGENDTLRYGLSSMQGWRATMEDAHAAILDVDDKTSFFGVYDGHGGKVVAKFCAKYLHQQVLSNQAYGAGDIETSLQRAFFRMDDMMQGQRGWRELAALGDKMNKFSGMIEGFIWSPRSGGDVNNQPDNWPLEDGPHSDFTGPNCGCTACVALIKDKKLFVANAGDSRCVISRKGQAYDLSKDHKPDLEAEKERILNAGGFIHAGRINGSLNLTRAIGDMEFKQNKFLSSDKQMVTANPDINTIDLCDDDDFLVVACDGIWDCMTSQQLVDFIHEQLKSETKLSTVCEKIVDRCLAPDTASGEGCDNMTIILIQFKKPNPSETEAEEAKEEEVKQEPSQEAQDEPSSSS; encoded by the exons ATGGGGACATACCTAAGCTCTCCCAAAACTGAGAAGCTATCAGAAGAAGGTGAGAATGATACGCTCAGATATGGTTTATCCTCTATGCAAGGTTGGCGTGCAACCATGGAAGATGCG CATGCTGCAATTCTTGATGTGGATGATAAGACATCCTTCTTCGGTGTGTACGATGGTCATGGAGGTAAGGTTGTAGCAAAGTTCTGTGCAAAGTATCTACACCAGCAGGTTCTGAGTAACCAAGCGTATGGAGCTGGAGACATTGAAACATCTCTTCAAAGAGCATTCTTTAGAATGGATGACATGATGCAAGGACAGAGAGGATGGAGAGAGCTGGCTGCACTTGGCGACAAGATGAATAAGTTTAGCGGCATGATTGAAGGATTCATATGGTCACCGAGAAGCGGTGGTGACGTCAATAACCAGCCTGATAATTGGCCTCTTGAGGAT ggtcctCATTCTGATTTCACCGGACCTAATTGCGGGTGCACAGCATGTGTAGCTCTTATTAAAGATAAGAAGCTCTTTGTTGCAAATGCTGGTGACTCACGTTGTGTGATCTCGAGGAAAGGTCAGGCTTATGATCTTTCTAAAGATCACAAGCCTGATCTTGAAGCTGAAAAGGAAAGAATATTAAACGCTGGTGGCTTTATTCATGCTGGCCGTATTAATGGAAGCTTGAATCTGACTAGAGCCATTG GTGACATGGAGTTTAAGCAGAATAAGTTCTTATCATCTGATAAGCAAATGGTTACGGCTAATCCAGATATAAACACT ATTGACTtatgtgatgatgatgactttCTTGTTGTTGCATGTGATGGAATCTG GGATTGTATGACAAGCCAGCAGCTGGTGGATTTTATCCATGAGCAGTTAAAATCT GAAACAAAGCTTTCTACGGTCTGTGAAAAGATTGTCGATAGATGTTTGGCTCCAGACACTGCGAGTGGTGAAGGTTGTGATAATATGACCATCATCTTGATCCAGTTCAAGAAGCCTAACCCATCTGAGACCGAAGCAGAAgaagcaaaagaagaagaagtcaaaCAAGAACCAAGCCAGGAGGCCCAGGACGAGCCGAGCTCATCAAGCTAG
- the LOC106446708 gene encoding CBL-interacting serine/threonine-protein kinase 16, with amino-acid sequence MEESKTVLFDKYTIGKLLGTGNFAKVYHGTEISTGDEVAIKVIKKDLVLKRRGMTEQIEREIAVMRLLRHPNVVELREMMATKTKIFFIMEYVDGGELFERLDKDGKLPEDLARKYFQQLISAVDFCHSRGVYHRDIKPENLLLDGHGDLKVTDFGLSALMMPEGLGGRRGSSDDLLHTRCGTPAYVAPEVLRNKGYDGAMADIWSCGIVLYALLAGFLPFIDENVMTLYTKIFKAEIDFPPWFSTESQELISKLLLSDPEQRITMSEIKQFPWFRKNFTPPEAFSIDETLPSPPPEPPSKKNKKHLNVDEEDGGSSPRSFNAFQLISSMSSGFDLSSLFEIKRKPKRMFTSKLPAITVKERLEEAAPEMNMRVKHVKDCKMKLQSRTEGRKGRLSVTAEVFEVAPEVSVVEFCKTSGDTLEYTLFCEDDVRPALKDIVWSWQGDDDDDHVNTHDNDNLIN; translated from the exons ATGGAAGAATCCAAAACTGTCCTCTTCGACAAATACACGATCGGAAAACTCCTCGGCACCGGTAACTTCGCCAAGGTGTACCACGGCACAGAGATATCTACCGGCGATGAGGTGGCAATCAAAGTCATAAAGAAAGACCTCGTGTTAAAACGTCGAGGCATGACGGAGCAGAtcgagagagagatcgccgtcATGCGACTCCTCCGCCACCCAAACGTCGTGGAGCTCCGTGAAATGATGGCGACGAAGACGAAGATCTTCTTCATCATGGAGTACGTCGACGGAGGAGAGCTTTTCGAGAGGCTGGATAAAGACGGGAAGCTCCCGGAGGATCTTGCGCGGAAGTATTTTCAACAGCTGATCTCCGCCGTTGATTTTTGCCACAGCCGCGGCGTTTACCACCGCGATATCAAGCCGGAGAATCTGTTGCTTGACGGACACGGCGATCTTAAGGTTACGGATTTCGGATTGTCAGCGTTGATGATGCCGGAGGGGCTCGGCGGAAGACGCGGCAGCAGCGACGATCTGCTCCATACGCGGTGCGGGACTCCGGCTTACGTGGCGCCGGAGGTTCTCCGGAATAAAGGATACGACGGAGCTATGGCGGATATTTGGTCGTGCGGCATCGTTTTGTATGCGCTCCTCGCTGGCTTCTTGCCGTTTATCGACGAAAACGTCATGACCTTGTACAC AAAGATCTTCAAGGCGGAAATCGACTTCCCGCCATGGTTTTCTACAGAATCGCAGGAACTGATCTCAAAACTGCTCCTGTCGGATCCTGAACAACGGATCACAATGTCGGAGATCAAACAGTTCCCATGGTTCCGTAAGAATTTCACACCGCCGGAAGCTTTTTCCATCGACGAGACACTCCCATCTCCACCGCCAGAGCCACCGtcaaagaagaacaagaaacacCTGAACGTTGATGAAGAAGACGGCGGATCTTCTCCGAGATCCTTCAACGCCTTCCAACTCATCTCTTCAATGTCCTCGGGTTTCGACCTTTCCAGCTTATTCGAGATAAAACGAAAGCCGAAGAGGATGTTCACGTCGAAGTTACCGGCGATCACGGTGAAAGAAAGGCTAGAGGAAGCGGCGCCGGAGATGAACATGAGGGTGAAACACGTGAAAGACTGCAAGATGAAGCTGCAGAGTAGAACGGAAGGTCGGAAAGGGAGGCTCTCGGTGACGGCGGAGGTTTTCGAAGTCGCTCCTGAAGTCTCCGTCGTCGAGTTTTGTAAAACCTCCGGCGACACTTTGGAGTATACGTTGTTTTGCGAGGATGACGTCAGGCCAGCTCTTAAGGACATCGTCTGGTCATGGCAAGGCGATGATGACGACGACCATGTTAACACTCATGATAATGATaacttaataaattaa
- the LOC106446706 gene encoding ribonuclease H2 subunit A isoform X2: MGIDEAGRGPVLGPMVYGCLYCPLSYQSSLASLHFADSKTLKEEKREELYENLKLDKSLGWAVDVIGPRELSAKMLAVNKINLNEISHNSAMGLIKQVLDMGVLLTEVYLDTVGDPEKYRIKLSERFSSIKFVVSKKADSLYPVVSGASIVAKVTRDRALKEWLVEETGENINRNFGSGYPGDPETKAWLTQHKHSVFGFPSLVRFSWGTCTTHLKSEVEVAWESDEAEESGNGNSSTKRQAKLSKFGFTTCESRSEEIESSGKGRCKFFQARKIQQITQF, encoded by the exons ATGGGCATCGACGAAGCCGGGAGGGGTCCTGTCTTAG GACCAATGGTGTACGGATGCTTGTACTGCCCCCTCTCCTACCAGTCTTCTCTCGCCTCTCTCCATTTCGCAG ATTCAAAGACTCTAaaggaagagaaaagagaagaattATATGAGAATTTAAAGCTTGACAAGTCGCTTGGATGGGCTGTTGATGTCATTGGTCCAAGGGAGCTCTCTGCTAAGATGCTCGCAGT AAACAAGATCAATTTAAATGAGATCTCACATAACTCCGCTATGGGGCTTATCAAACAGGTTCTAGACATGGGTGTACTTCTAACAGAG GTTTATCTTGATACTGTGGGAGATCCAGAGAAGTACAGAATCAAATTATCTGAGAGGTTTTCTTCCATCAAGTTTGTCGTTTCAAAGAAAGCAGACAGTCTGTATCCTGTTGTTAGTGGTGCAAGTATTGTGGCTAAG GTGACAAGAGACAGAGCGTTGAAGGAATGGTTGGTTGAGGAAACCGGAGAAAACATAAACAGAAACTTCGGTTCTGGATATCCTGGAG ATCCCGAGACAAAGGCATGGTTGACCCAACACAAACATTCTGTGTTTGGATTCCCTTCACTGGTTCGTTTCAGCTGGGGAACTTGCACTACGCATTTAAAGAGCGAAGTTGAAGTTGCGTG GGAATCAGATGAAGCTGAAGAGAGTGGTAATGGAAATAGCAGTACCAAGAGACAAGCGAAACTAAGCAAATTTGGGTTCACAACATGCGAGAGCAGAAGCGAAGAAATCGAGTCAAGTGGAAAAGGGCGTTGCAAGTTTTTCCAGGCTCGCAAAATCCAACAGATCACTCAGTTTTAG
- the LOC106446706 gene encoding ribonuclease H2 subunit A isoform X3, with amino-acid sequence MVYGCLYCPLSYQSSLASLHFADSKTLKEEKREELYENLKLDKSLGWAVDVIGPRELSAKMLAVNKINLNEISHNSAMGLIKQVLDMGVLLTEVYLDTVGDPEKYRIKLSERFSSIKFVVSKKADSLYPVVSGASIVAKVTRDRALKEWLVEETGENINRNFGSGYPGDPETKAWLTQHKHSVFGFPSLVRFSWGTCTTHLKSEVEVAWESDEAEESGNGNSSTKRQAKLSKFGFTTCESRSEEIESSGKGRCKFFQARKIQQITQF; translated from the exons ATGGTGTACGGATGCTTGTACTGCCCCCTCTCCTACCAGTCTTCTCTCGCCTCTCTCCATTTCGCAG ATTCAAAGACTCTAaaggaagagaaaagagaagaattATATGAGAATTTAAAGCTTGACAAGTCGCTTGGATGGGCTGTTGATGTCATTGGTCCAAGGGAGCTCTCTGCTAAGATGCTCGCAGT AAACAAGATCAATTTAAATGAGATCTCACATAACTCCGCTATGGGGCTTATCAAACAGGTTCTAGACATGGGTGTACTTCTAACAGAG GTTTATCTTGATACTGTGGGAGATCCAGAGAAGTACAGAATCAAATTATCTGAGAGGTTTTCTTCCATCAAGTTTGTCGTTTCAAAGAAAGCAGACAGTCTGTATCCTGTTGTTAGTGGTGCAAGTATTGTGGCTAAG GTGACAAGAGACAGAGCGTTGAAGGAATGGTTGGTTGAGGAAACCGGAGAAAACATAAACAGAAACTTCGGTTCTGGATATCCTGGAG ATCCCGAGACAAAGGCATGGTTGACCCAACACAAACATTCTGTGTTTGGATTCCCTTCACTGGTTCGTTTCAGCTGGGGAACTTGCACTACGCATTTAAAGAGCGAAGTTGAAGTTGCGTG GGAATCAGATGAAGCTGAAGAGAGTGGTAATGGAAATAGCAGTACCAAGAGACAAGCGAAACTAAGCAAATTTGGGTTCACAACATGCGAGAGCAGAAGCGAAGAAATCGAGTCAAGTGGAAAAGGGCGTTGCAAGTTTTTCCAGGCTCGCAAAATCCAACAGATCACTCAGTTTTAG
- the LOC106446706 gene encoding ribonuclease H2 subunit A isoform X1 has product MESTPEWASQPCIMGIDEAGRGPVLGPMVYGCLYCPLSYQSSLASLHFADSKTLKEEKREELYENLKLDKSLGWAVDVIGPRELSAKMLAVNKINLNEISHNSAMGLIKQVLDMGVLLTEVYLDTVGDPEKYRIKLSERFSSIKFVVSKKADSLYPVVSGASIVAKVTRDRALKEWLVEETGENINRNFGSGYPGDPETKAWLTQHKHSVFGFPSLVRFSWGTCTTHLKSEVEVAWESDEAEESGNGNSSTKRQAKLSKFGFTTCESRSEEIESSGKGRCKFFQARKIQQITQF; this is encoded by the exons ATGGAATCGACGCCAGAGTGGGCCTCTCAACCTTGCATCATGGGCATCGACGAAGCCGGGAGGGGTCCTGTCTTAG GACCAATGGTGTACGGATGCTTGTACTGCCCCCTCTCCTACCAGTCTTCTCTCGCCTCTCTCCATTTCGCAG ATTCAAAGACTCTAaaggaagagaaaagagaagaattATATGAGAATTTAAAGCTTGACAAGTCGCTTGGATGGGCTGTTGATGTCATTGGTCCAAGGGAGCTCTCTGCTAAGATGCTCGCAGT AAACAAGATCAATTTAAATGAGATCTCACATAACTCCGCTATGGGGCTTATCAAACAGGTTCTAGACATGGGTGTACTTCTAACAGAG GTTTATCTTGATACTGTGGGAGATCCAGAGAAGTACAGAATCAAATTATCTGAGAGGTTTTCTTCCATCAAGTTTGTCGTTTCAAAGAAAGCAGACAGTCTGTATCCTGTTGTTAGTGGTGCAAGTATTGTGGCTAAG GTGACAAGAGACAGAGCGTTGAAGGAATGGTTGGTTGAGGAAACCGGAGAAAACATAAACAGAAACTTCGGTTCTGGATATCCTGGAG ATCCCGAGACAAAGGCATGGTTGACCCAACACAAACATTCTGTGTTTGGATTCCCTTCACTGGTTCGTTTCAGCTGGGGAACTTGCACTACGCATTTAAAGAGCGAAGTTGAAGTTGCGTG GGAATCAGATGAAGCTGAAGAGAGTGGTAATGGAAATAGCAGTACCAAGAGACAAGCGAAACTAAGCAAATTTGGGTTCACAACATGCGAGAGCAGAAGCGAAGAAATCGAGTCAAGTGGAAAAGGGCGTTGCAAGTTTTTCCAGGCTCGCAAAATCCAACAGATCACTCAGTTTTAG
- the LOC106378023 gene encoding receptor like protein 24-like, with protein sequence MYFFYLYHQSSLSFFLYQNKYSSTVFIKTMLESRVRLYFLKLILLCCVLPSSSFTINIDNSSYVACGPHQTQALTEFMNEFDSSHCNLTDPYNGVWCDNSTSAVTKLRLRACLSGTLKRNSSLFRLHHLRYLVLSQNNFISSSLPSEFGNLKRLEVLSLKKNGFVGQVPSSFNSLSLLSVLDLSQNTLTGSFPPVRNLVKLSVLDLSYNHFSGTLNPNSSLFELHHLRHLDLCVNNFSSSMPSEFGNLNRLEVLSLCSSDFFGQAPLTISNLTSLMELYLDHNQLTGSFPLVQNLTKLSFVDFSYNHFSGTIPSLVNMPFLSIIDLRRNDLTGSLKFPNSSRLESMYLGNNHFEGKIIEPISKLISLKVLELSFLNTSYPIDISLFSPLKSLLLLDLSGNSISPDSLGSNSDIPTNLENLWLTGCSISEFPNVVKNLERLEFIGLSDNRIKGKVPEWLWNLPRLNTVLVSNNLFDGFEGPVDVLVNSSVKNLFMDQNSFEGAIPVLPLSINVFSASHNRFTGSIPLSVCNYRSLTDLRIGFNNLTGPIPQCLSNLTLVNLRKNNLEGSIPDAFYLSSSLRSLDVGHNQLTGKLPRSLQNCSSLEFLVVDHNRIKDKFPFWLKALPNLQVLILSSNKLYGSISPPGQGPLGFPELRIFEISDNEFTGSLPPTYFVNWKASSLTMNEDGGLYMVYIKSTSGRLSYFNVETIDLKYKGLSMEQENVLTSYATIDFSGNKIEGQIPESIGLLKALIALNFSNNAFTGHIPMSFYSLSNLESLDLSSNQLSGTIPNGLASLSFLGYINVSHNQLKGEIPQGTQITGQPKSSFEGNAGLCGLPLQETCFGTNVPPTQQPKEEKEGEEEEEVLNWKGVAIGYGPGVLLGLAIAQVIASYKPEWLVKIIGSNKRIRR encoded by the coding sequence atgtattttttttatttataccaCCAATCTTCTCTCTCATTTTTCttataccaaaataaatattcttcAACAGTTTTCATAAAGACAATGCTTGAATCCCGTGTGCGTTTGTATTTTCTCAAGCTAATCTTGCTCTGTTGTGTCCTCCCTTCAAGCTCCTTCACTATAAACATCGACAATAGTAGTTACGTTGCTTGTGGTCCCCATCAGACTCAAGCTCTCACTGAGTTCATGAATGAGTTTGATAGCAGCCACTGCAACCTCACCGATCCATATAATGGAGTCTGGTGCGATAACTCGACCAGTGCGGTCACAAAGCTACGACTCAGGGCCTGCCTCAGTGGAACTCTAAAGCGCAATAGTAGTCTCTTCAGGTTACACCATCTTCGTTACCTTGTCCTCAGTCAAAACAACTTCATCTCATCTTCACTTCCTTCGGAATTTGGCAATCTCAAAAGGTTAGAGGTCTTATCTCTTAAGAAAAATGGCTTCGTTGGACAAGTTCCTTCCTCATTTAATAGCCTAAGCCTTCTTTCCGTTCTAGACCTTTCCCAAAATACACTCACCGGTAGTTTCCCACCTGTACGAAACCTAGTAAAGCTCTCGGTTTTAGACCTTTCTTATAATCATTTCTCTGGAACTTTAAATCCCAACAGTAGCCTATTTGAGTTGCACCACCTTCGTCACCTTGATCTATGTGTCAACAACTTCAGTTCATCAATGCCTTCTGAATTTGGAAATCTCAACAGACTAGAGGTCTTGTCTCTTTGCTCCAGTGACTTTTTCGGGCAAGCTCCTCTCACTATTAGTAACCTAACCTCGTTAATGGAATTGTACCTTGACCACAACCAGCTCACCGGTAGTTTCCCACTTGTACAAAATCTAACCAAACTCTCATTTGTAGATTTCAGTTATAATCACTTCTCTGGAACCATTCCTTCTCTAGTCAATATGCCTTTCTTATCAATTATAGATCTGCGTAGAAACGATCTCACCGGATCTCTTAAATTTCCTAACTCATCTAGGCTCGAGTCCATGTACCTTGGGAATAACCATTTTGAAGGAAAAATCATAGAGCCTATCTCAAAGCTCATCAGCCTCAAGGTTCTTGAACTTTCTTTCCTTAACACAAGCTATCCAATAGACATAAGTCTCTTCTCCCCTCTCAAATCTTTGTTGCTCCTTGATCTTTCTGGTAACAGTATATCTCCGGACAGTCTAGGTTCAAATTCAGACATCCCAACCAACTTGGAGAATTTGTGGTTAACTGGATGCAGTATCAGCGAGTTCCCAAATGTGGTAAAGAACCTTGAGAGGTTGGAGTTTATAGGATTGTCCGACAACAGAATCAAAGGAAAAGTCCCTGAGTGGTTGTGGAACCTTCCTCGTCTAAACACAGTGTTGGTTTCAAATAATTTGTTTGATGGTTTCGAAGGTCCAGTGGATGTTTTGGTAAATTCATCGGTGAAGAATTTATTTATGGATCAAAACAGTTTTGAAGGAGCAATTCCAGTTCTACCACTCTCGATCAACGTCTTCTCTGCATCACACAACAGATTCACAGGGAGCATACCTCTTTCAGTTTGCAACTATAGGTCTCTCACGGATTTGAGGATAGGTTTCAACAACCTCACGGGTCCAATTCCTCAATGCTTGAGTAACTTGACGCTTGTGAATCTCCGGAAGAACAACTTGGAAGGAAGTATTCCTGACGCCTTTTATCTCAGTTCTTCTCTACGATCACTTGATGTTGGACACAATCAACTCACGGGGAAGCTTCCAAGATCTCTTCAAAACTGCTCATCTCTAGAGTTTCTAGTTGTGGACCACAACAGAATCAAAGACAAGTTTCCTTTTTGGCTCAAGGCTTTACCGAATTTGCAAGTCCTTATCCTCAGTTCTAACAAACTCTATGGCTCTATATCTCCTCCTGGTCAAGGTCCCCTCGGGTTTCCGGAGCTGCGTATATTTGAAATATCTGATAATGAATTTACTGGAAGCTTGCCACCAACATACTTTGTCAATTGGAAAGCATCATCACTTACAATGAATGAAGATGGTGGTCTATATATGGTATACATTAAAAGTACTTCCGGGAGACTATCCTATTTCAACGTAGAAACTATAGATTTGAAATACAAAGGTCTATCTATGGAGCAAGAGAATGTCCTTACCTCCTACGCCACCATTGATTTTTCTGGGAATAAAATTGAAGGACAGATTCCTGAATCCATTGGTCTTCTGAAAGCATTGATTGCACTCAACTTCTCAAACAACGCCTTCACAGGTCATATTCCTATGTCTTTCTACAGTTTGAGCAATCTCGAGTCATTAGACCTATCAAGCAACCAACTCTCAGGGACTATTCCTAATGGATTAGCCAGCCTCTCATTTTTGGGGTACATAAATGTGTCTCACAACCAACTCAAGGGCGAAATACCTCAAGGAACACAGATTACGGGGCAACCTAAATCTTCATTTGAAGGGAATGCAGGGCTTTGTGGTCTTCCTCTCCAGGAAACTTGCTTTGGGACTAATGTGCCACCAACACAACAACCTAAGGAGgaaaaagaaggagaagaggaagaagaagtgttgAACTGGAAAGGTGTGGCAATAGGGTATGGACCTGGAGTGTTACTTGGATTAGCAATAGCACAAGTCATTGCTTCATACAAACCTGAGTGGCTCGTTAAGATAATTGGTTCGAACAAGCGCATAAGGCGTTAG